The following are from one region of the Nicotiana tabacum cultivar K326 chromosome 3, ASM71507v2, whole genome shotgun sequence genome:
- the LOC107803783 gene encoding AAA-ATPase At3g28610-like, which yields MGTSLTEVGSRLAGIMFIWGTIQQLFPQIIRRRIETFWNRLENYFYPYVEITIDEFSSGINNEIYNHVNNYLSTKSISNDAKHLKAEKFKNIKSCAVILDEGESTIDEFQGAKLCWRFHKETLRDDSQGHNSLPIEKKSYSLTFNQEYREIVTEKYLKYVMEEGKAIEFKNKKQRIYCNDNNGDNYYTRWYGMWKHINFEHPATFDTLAMDPKKKEEIKNDLVAFSEGKNFYSSVGKAWKRGYLLYGPPGTGKSTMIAAIANFLNYDIYDLELTSVKNNLGLKKLLMETTSKSIIVVEDIDCSVDLTGKRKKKKKEENSDDDDSDSDSDSDSDSDSDSEKKKSSKLTLSGLLNCIDGIWSACGQERIIIFTTNYKEKLDPALIRRGRMDMHIEMSYCKFEAFKVLAKNYLRIETHDLFEEIQRLLEEVNMSPCDVAEYLIHKNTSGGPEICLNNLIQALKEAKEEAKEKANQDQKETKEEVKENQDSREAKENKKLPAKLVTTSYGRLKKLFKKSVPYLSS from the coding sequence ATGGGAACTTCATTGACCGAAGTTGGGTCCAGGCTTGCTGGAATAATGTTCATATGGGGCACAATTCAACAACTCTTCCCTCAAATAATCCGTAGGCGAATCGAAACCTTCTGGAATCGACTTGAAAATTACTTCTACCCTTATGTAGAAATCACCATTGATGAATTCTCCAGTGGTATAAACAATGAAATTTACAACCATGTCAACAATTATTTGAGTACGAAGTCTATAAGCAATGATGCTAAACATCTCAAAGCTGAAAAATTCAAGAACATCAAGTCTTGTGCTGTTATTTTGGATGAAGGAGAATCAACTATTGATGAATTTCAAGGTGCGAAACTTTGTTGGCGCTTTCATAAGGAAACATTGAGGGACGATTCTCAAGGGCATAATTCCCTTCCAATTGAGAAGAAAAGTTACAGTTTAACGTTCAATCAAGAATATCGAGAAATTGTCACAGAAAAATACTTGAAGTATGTGATGGAAGAAGGCAAAGCGATTGAATTCAAAAACAAGAAACAGAGGATTTACTGTAATGACAATAATGGGGATAATTATTATACACGTTGGTATGGTATGTGGAAGCATATTAATTTCGAGCATCCTGCAACTTTTGATACTTTGGCTATGGACCCtaagaaaaaagaggaaataaAAAACGATCTCGTTGCTTTTAGTGAGGGGAAGAATTTTTATTCTAGTGTAGGCAAGGCATGGAAGCGCGGCTATCTTCTTTACGGTCCACCAGGAACGGGGAAATCAACAATGATTGCAGCTATTGCGAATTTCTTGAACTATGATATTTATGATCTTGAGCTTACCTCAGTTAAAAATAACTTAGGTCTTAAGAAGTTGCTCATGGAAACAACAAGCAAGTCTATTATTGTCGTTGAAGATATTGATTGCTCTGTTGATTTGACAGgcaagagaaagaagaaaaagaaagaagaaaattctGACGATGATGACtcagattcggattcggattccgATTCAGACTCAGACTCAGATAGCGAGAAGAAAAAATCCAGCAAACTTACACTTTCAGGGCTGTTGAATTGCATTGATGGAATATGGTCAGCTTGTGGTCAAGAAAGAATCATTATATTTACGACTAATTATAAGGAAAAACTTGATCCAGCTCTGATACGCAGAGGACGGATGGATATGCACATTGAGATGTCGTATTGCAAATTTGAAGCATTCAAAGTATTGGCTAAGAATTACTTGAGAATTGAAACTCACGATTTGTTTGAAGAAATTCAACGATTACTAGAGGAAGTAAACATGAGTCCTTGTGATGTGGCTGAATATTTGATACACAAGAATACTTCAGGAGGGCCTGAAATTTGCTTGAATAACTTAATTCAGGCTCTGAAAGAGGCCAAGGAAGAGGCAAAGGAAAAGGCAAATCAAGACCAAAAAGAAACCAAGGAAGAGGTAAAGGAAAATCAAGATTCAAGAGAAGCCAAGGAAAACAAAAAGTTACCCGCTAAATTAGTTACTACAAGTTATGGCCGTCtaaaaaaacttttcaaaaaaagtGTGCCATATTTATCTTCTTAG
- the LOC142179592 gene encoding uncharacterized protein LOC142179592, with the protein MTTEVAMAIRMSANAALDLDKARALLPKRKATKESSEEEEEGTSLITRPRARRRIIIDNEIENTPARTSATEPVLIQSDEDAEPRDNNESIQHLFDSGFGSGELGPVFDEAPLSSFIPISSIPLPAVSVSLPALTTSVCLPISTALIFVPLAASTAPASAPVLVSTSFPSIPSAAPLPSVHHTETGSSSGNMTMRSVTLEVPANHSLLRKTDRANVWLEPLIGDIEKKKMESHSCLTLMNDVVHSTLKANLISTELMRRISLLERKARESEKSVHEAEEIARGAQLEATNWKEQFENAQGTIEELQEDKNLLEQQNRGLTSELATVKASSSQLKRDKELLECSLSEQLSRASEEVRELKALLAKKEEYAGELVQSLTQAQADLQTSSDEIQALKSSHASLEASLDSHLAENQILKNDLAMWEKEYGLLEENFNIEVSWDFLNSRRDALTEAAQEGFDLQSELAKVIDTIEKSQQSTDTPSPALEVPENVAIPASEGETSTTQSVEVEASVTTPSIE; encoded by the exons ATGACAactgaagtagctatggccattcgcatgtctgcgaatgctgcTCTGGATTTagataaggctcgagccttgctgcctaaaagaaaagctacaaaggaaagttctgaagaagaagaggagggtacctccctaattaccaggccaagggccaggagacgaataatcattgataatgaaattgaaaacactcctgctcgtacctccgccaccgagcctgttttgattcaatctgatgaggatgccgaaccaagagataataatgagtcaattcagcacctttttgacagtggtttcgggagtggcgagctcggacctgtttttgatgaagctcctctttcctcatttattcctatttcctccattcctctgcCAGCCGTAAGTGTTTCTTTACCAGCTTTAACAACTTCCGTTTGTTTGCCAATTTCTACCGCTCTTATATTTGTTCccttggctgcttcaaccgcacctgcTTCTGCTCCGGTGttggtttctacatcttttcCCTCCATTCCTTCCGCtgctcctcttccctctgttcatcatacagagacaggttctagcagcggaaatatgacaatgagaagtgttactttggaggttcctgccaatcatagcctccTGAGGAAGACCGACAGAGCCAatgtttggctcgaacctctaattggagatatcgagaagaagaagatggagagccatagctgcttaactttgatgaatgacgtagttcattctactttgaag gctaaccttattAGCACGGAATTAATGAGAAGAATTTCCTTACTGGAAAGAAAAGCTCGTGAGTCTGAAAAGTCTGTCCACGAGGCTGAGGAAATAGCTAGGGGAGCCCAACTtgaagcaaccaattggaaggagcagttcgaaaatgctcaagggaccatagaagagttgcaagaagataaaaatctcctagagcagcaaaaccgtggtttaacttctgaactggcaacagtcaaagcctcttcaagccaattgaaaagagacaaagagcttttggaatgctctttgtcagaacaattatccagagctagtgaagaagttagagagctgaaggcacttttggctaaaaaggaagaatatgcaggagagttagtgcaaagcttgactcaagctcaggctgacttacagaCTTCTTCTGACGAGATTCAAGCCTTGAAAAGTTCTCATgcttctcttgaagcttcccttgattcccatttagctgaaaatcaaattttaaaaaacgatcttgctatgtgggaaaaggaatatggacttctagaGGAAAATTTTAACATAGAAGTGAGTTGGGATTTTCTGAattctcgtcgtgatgctttgacggaagctgctcaagagggttttgacttgcagtctgaactggccaaagtcatagataccatcgagaaaagccaacagtctactgatactccttctcctgcccTTGAAGTTCCTGAAAATGTTGCTATTCCAGCttcagagggtgaaacttctacaACCCAGTCTGTGGAAGTTGAAGCTTCCGTGACAACCCCCTCaattgaatga
- the LOC107803782 gene encoding uncharacterized protein LOC107803782, with translation MSNNNADNNSNNTLGNHENQIHQNQDIVVPSPLNSPRQSREGTPVTESRADQQEQSEHFEGVTTETLQKLIDAQVGKALQALVSRLPAAPPTPTPNNNTLENPRSGLDNSGNGATPSEPQEGGPGNLNNSYLQNLVLTLQKQLKEQNERIEQIPGVPPVIKGVDMDKYSQQPWKPSAAPLPIPKKFKMPDIPKYDGTTDPRDHVAAFTTGVKGNDLTKQEIESVFVKKFGETLTKGALTWMKFSSISPAILLFLTWHFTTSGKLGEVEACIIYINNKCPFPIWPATAPNAGHPVIANGGFYLPPGRTRRYGAPGDWSGRIWARTGCNFDDPTNHKPACETGDCDGKLECEGTIGLPPVTLVEMSIQFDKKQPSFYDVSLVDGYNLPVSITSKPSASKCVITSCSRNLNAMCPPELQVINDEGQVVACKSACLAFNLDSFCCRNKYGSPDKCKPSVYSSLFKKSCPSYVTYAFDTPSPVVGCSSDQFVITFCPDQWGTDHSSA, from the exons atgtcaaacaataacgccgacaacaacagtaacaacacattgggaaaccatgagaatcaaatacatcaaaatcaagatatcgtggttccctctcctttaaattcaccacgtcaatctcgtgaaggcactcctgttactgaatcccgtgctgatcaacaagagcaatctgaacattttgaaggagttacaactgaaaCTTTGCAAAAGCTAATCGATGCACAAGttggcaaagctcttcaggcacttgttagtcgattgcctgctgcgccacctacaccaactcctaataataatacattggagaacccccgttctggtcttgataattctggaaacggagcaacccccagtgaaccacaagaagggggaccaggtaatttaaataattcatatttgcaaaatttagtactaaccttgcagaaacagctgaaggaacaaaatgagcgaatagaacaaatccctggagttccacctgtaataaaaggagtagacatggacaaatactcacaacaaccatggaagcctagtgctgctccccttccaattccgaaaaaattcaaaatgcctgacatcccgaaatatgatggtactacagacccacgtgaccacgtggctgcatttacaaccggcgtgaaaggcaacgacttgaccaaacaagaaattgaatcagtatttgtcaagaaatttggagaaacactcaccaagggtgcattaacctg GATGAAGTTTTCATCGATATCTCCAGCAATCCTTCTCTTCTTGACATGGCACTTCACTACATCAG GTAAACTCGGAGAGGTGGAGGCATGCATCATCTACATCAATAACAAATGCCCCTTTCCTATATGGCCAGCAACAGCCCCAAATGCAGGCCATCCAGTTATAGCAAACGGCGGCTTCTACCTTCCACCAGGCCGAACTCGCAGATATGGTGCCCCAGGGGATTGGAGTGGACGCATTTGGGCTCGAACTGGTTGCAATTTCGACGATCCCACCAATCACAAACCCGCCTGCGAAACAGGCGATTGTGACGGAAAACTCGAATGTGAAGGAACCATAGGCCTTCCTCCAGTTACACTAGTAGAAATGTCTATACAATTTGACAAAAAACAACCAAGTTTCTACGATGTGAGCTTAGTTGACGGATATAACCTCCCTGTTTCTATAACATCAAAACCTTCAGCATCAAAGTGCGTCATTACAAGTTGCTCAAGAAACTTGAATGCCATGTGCCCACCAGAGCTTCAG GTTATAAATGATGAAGGACAAGTGGTGGCATGTAAAAGTGCTTGCTTGGCATTCAATCTGGACTCATTTTGTTGCAGGAACAAATATGGGAGCCCTGACAAATGCAAGCCAAGTGTGTACTCGAGTTTATTCAAGAAATCTTGTCCCTCTTACGTTACTTATGCTTTTGACACACCTTCACCTGTGGTTGGCTGTTCATCCGATCAATTTGTCATAACTTTCTGTCCAGATCAATGGGGCACAGACCATTCGTCTGCTTGA